The genomic stretch TCCTTTCTGACTCAGACTcagcttgcagatgtaagagaagaaatccgtactgccctgcccacttcactgttgctccaagcaggggaaactgcagttctgaaatacatcaaaaagcatgaagactcctgcctgaagcccatacacgcctcAGCAtccatgttggaccccaagtatgctggaaagagcatcctgtctggtgcagagatcaacaaggcctatggtgtcatcactaccgtgtctcgccaccttggcctggatgagggcaaggttcttggcagtccggcgaagtacacttccaagcaagggctttgggatggagatgcaacatggcagtcgtgccaacatatctcatcagccacctggtggaagggactttgtggaggctctttcccctgttgcctccatcatcctccaaatcccatcccacatcagccgcctcagagtggAACTGGTcgttgtttgggaacacacacaccaaagcacgcaacaggctttttgagcctgacaacgagccatcctcaacaaggttggaaagtgatagtgaagatgaggcctcagagtctgatgttcaagaggtggacattgaggaggtccagggagaagacatggaagcctgagaggaagacaaccaaagctttacaTAATTTccgtatgttgaaaacgtttttgggtgatgtgatggatcattggggatcattcaatattccctttatgttgttgttcagtgaaatcctcccatgtgaagagtcaactcatttaattaaagttcaatccataactaaatattttttttctattgaaaatatttaatcatttgcaagtgtgtctacttatgataaggtaaaaggtttatgtttctgtctctatatGATATGTTAAATATATCCTATgcaaaaaaaacatctacatttaaattatattaatatgcatatatttccattaattcccatatattcccggtAATTCTCACGGGAGGTTTCCACCTATGAATATTGGCCAAAATGTGCAACCTtgggtgcaaggacaacaaccttattattattttccttatttatttagtttttcattaacaacaaatcaatacaaaaaGTACCTGGGGAAACACAAGGATGTATAAAGAATATACCAATGACAATTGGGCTAGGGGCGGGGCTGGGCTAGGGGCGGGGCtgggctagggggtacaatatcacattacacaaggaccttaagggacatacagACATTTATAATTCTAACAGCgtttttgttagtagagtatttaattgtcATAAAATGtagttcaatttctttttgtacGGTAATAAAATgtggtgttttgtttgtaaatttacatttgtgaatatgaaatttggccaaaagaatgaTGAAATGAACATCATAAAATTGTTTCAAATTATTTCTATCATAAGTAAAGAATCCAAGCAGCACATCCCTCCATAATATTgcaaaatcttcataaatgtgttcaattatataTCTACTGATGTCTTGTCACAGATTCCTTCCATGAATACAAAGCTAAAAAAAAGATgaaacactgtttctgggtggtcattacaaaagatacaaTTTAAATTGAAGTTTTTCTTCATATAGTGATTGGCAGGATCATATttatgaataaaaaaatatataaaaacattaacttccttaattttgttaacaagtaggtatgtgtgtggcaacatcctaACTtgtttccaacagatattatcaataaaaccatttcaataaggcatgacataaggtatagaTCCAACATCCTGTTGAAACAAGGCTCGTAAAGCTCTATTGTTGTTGGACCAAAAgaaaaacaaatctttcctactgatgagtcaacaggggtaATCGTCGGTAtgttctgagggtcaggtcttgacacgttcctgaataatgaagaaacacctgagggaatggcatctaaaacaattgtaaAATCTTTAGTTGTTACAGGGACCTGTGATATGAATTCCTTATAACtaagtaaaagaccctctgcatttaccagttggctcaccaataggatattattttgGAACCAATAttatatttttatacaatatgtCCCGTtaattccatatataatatctgtgtggagaaataTTATGCTTATAAAtgaaggaccatgacaagaaaacctgccgatgaaaacGCAGAGTatcactggaactttgtcaatattatgaTTGCGAACCAACATGaggttaaggccaccaaaagtaaagaaaaaaagtTCACTTTCAACTGCCTCTCCTATGAAGAAGTGATGCGTGACATCAGGAacgtctagtttcctgaaacgaccCACACATAGGCTTCAAGCTAATAATGGCTGATGTGATATCAAACATTTTAAAGAAAGATTTTACTTCGGAACGACATTTCATAATGTCAACATTACACAAAAAGCTTTTCATGGGCAAATGTTGTGTAAGTTTTTTAATTATGCAATAATTGTGTAATAACAGCTTCATTACAAACTGAGAAAATGACTGAACAACTTACCAGAGTTGTATACAGTGTACACACCAGTCCAGTGGCCAGCACTGCTCCCCATAAATCAAAGCCAGTAACTACGGGGAAGCATGATACAAAATTAAGCAACCTTTACTCCAACATGTTGCACACAATTCTAAATAACCTACTCACAGCACAAAACACAGTAGAATTTCTGGAGCTGAAATGGTGTCGTCccaaaacattattattatttccccccccccccccccccaagagcgTTAGACCCTGTAGGGACAGTTTCCCAGACATAGATTAAGCCTAgtagtcctggactaaaagcTATTTTAATGGAGAACGTCCATTGAGAATGATTTTTAGTCCTGTACTACTTCATCTTTGTCTGGGAAACCGGCAATAAACCGCCCCTAAAGTCTCATCACTGTCTGTAAATCCTGAAAGCATAAAAGTGCCTGAGTTACTGACCTGTGTACACACAAACAGCCTGAGTTACTGACCTGCATTGAGTGCTAGGGCTGGAGTGTACACACAAACAGCCATATATATGACCTGCAAGGGATAGCAGTAGTCATCAGAGGAAAAACTGATATTCAACAATCTTCTCCTTGTTTTGGTCTTAATATTGCATCTGGTGTGGACCTTACCGTCTGAAAGATGAAGGTAACTGTTCCACATATACGCACTGGTTTGCTGAACCGCAGTTCCAGATACTGAAAAGAAAAATACCTTCACTAAGTGATATACACAGCAGTATTTTCAGCACTTATTTCCCTGACAGAAACCAAAACTACGGAAACGACTTAGGCCTATACATTTCAACTGGTATTAGCCTACATATTCTCATtccaaacatttctctccatctAGAGCTAAGCTTGCAGAGAGAATAGCCTAGAATACACACCTGGTAAGCGCTGGTAAGATGCAGCCTGTAGAACACAGGAATGAAAATGTGTGCTGGAATGAATAGCCCCAGGATGTAAGCACAGCCTATGAACCAGTACTGAGTGCCATGGGTATAGATCTCCGCTGGCACGCCCACAATTGCCACCGCTGATTGAAATGTAGCGATTAGtgacagagacacagggaggcAGCTCATGCTCCGGTCCGCCAGCAGGAACTCCTGAGTGGTGCGCTGCCGACCCCCTGACAGGGCATAGTACAGCCCTATGCCCATGGACGACGCCAACAAAAGGGCAAATATGACATAGTCGATAGTGGCGAAGTGCATTTGTGCCAAAGCATCCATCTTGGTGCCAGGAATCAGGATACGGCTACTATTGCTGAATGGGATGGAGGTGGAGGGGCTCATCCGTAAGGGTGTCCACACCCATCCGTAAGGAGATCCCAAGAGCCTTGAACAGACTTCAGACACACTAGAATTAAATATGGGGGGGGGTGAGTTATTGATTAACTCGTAATGAAGCCTTTATTGGTagctacctacagttgaagtcagaagtttacatacaccttagtcaaacacatttaacctcagtttttcacaattcctgacatttaatcctagtaaaaattccctgtcttgggtcagttaggatcaccaccttattttaagaatgtgaaatgataATAGTTGAATAATGAATAATATTTAatgaataatagttgagagaatgatttatttcagcttttatttcgtacatcacattcccagtgggtcagaagtttacatacactcaattagtatttggtagcattacctttaaattgtttaacttgggtcaaacgtttcaggtagccttccacaagcttcccacaataagttgggtgaatgtgatggtcactccaataccttgactttgttgtccttaagccattttgccacaactttggaagtatgcttggggtcattgtccatttggaaagacccatttgcaaccaagctttaacttcctgactgatgtcttgagatgttgcttcaatatatccacataattttcctacctcataatgccatctattttgtgaagtgcaccagtctctcctgcagcaaagcacccccacaacatgacgctgacacccccgtgcttcacagttggcatggtgttcttcagcttgcaagcctccccctttttcctccaaccattacaatggtcattatggccaaacagatatatttttgtttcatcagaccagaagacatttctccaaaaagtacgatcttggtccctacgtgcagttgcaaaccggctttttttaatggcggtttttgagcagtggcttcttccttgctgagcggcctttcaggttatgtcgatataatacttgttttactgtggttatagatactttgtacctgtttagtccagcatcttcacaaggtcctttgctgttgttctgggattgatttgcacttttcgcaccaaattacgttcatctctaggagacagaacgcgtctccttcctgagcggtatgacagctgcgtggtcccatggtgttaatacttgtgtatcattttctggaattttccaagctgtttaaaggcacagtcaacttagtgtatgtaaacttctgacccactggaattgtgatacagtgaattataagttaaataatctgtctgtaaacaattgttggaaaaattacttgtgtcatgcacaaagaagatgtcctaaccgacttgccaaaactatagtttgttaacaagaaagttgtggagtggttgaaaaatgagttttaatgactccaacctaagtgtatgtaaacttctgacttcaactgtacctagatACCCAAACCATGGTCTGTTTTCTTGAAGGAGTATGATAAACCAGGTTATTGTTTGCCACAATAGATCTAGATGACATACAGCACACAGTCAATGCAAGAAGCTTTCACATACCTCTCCTTCAGGTCCAGACATCCTTCTGGAAAAGATACTCAACTTGACAAGCAGGCAAAGTTGCCCCCACAAGAGTTCAGAAGTGATTTTCCATTACTGCCATTGCATCGCCCTTGTCATCTTCATATCTCGGTGCCTGTGGGTGAAATTCGGAGACAAAGCGCATGTCGTGACTCCCACTGAAAATACATTTGACCTTCAAGGTTAAAACAAGGCGACGACAGAGAAAACATTATCAATGACATTTGACAATGTTGTCAAAACGActttaaaaataacaataatgaatcAAAATATAAACAACACATTCTTCTCAGTCAACCTTTCCTGCAGTCCAATGACCTCGTGGCCTCATTGGTGGAATATTatacatatttttcataattaatcaacattaatttttttttattgcagaaaatcaggtgtttctatgtcaaactgtTTTGTTACAATTCAGGCTTCTGTGatatatataaatgtaatattgtaatgcaaactcaaaatgtaatacatttaaactctatatctgacatggtacaggtgtcttctttttttaacgCTCATAACCATGTGTGCGAGTTGTATATTTTTGTTtgagactaccaagaaacactgtgcggccctgatttagcccactgcagtaacaggATAACAGATAAAGTCTGATAACATGCTGAGCACACCACAACCTCTGTGAACTTTACCCTGCATACCAGTTTGGTGAAATCCAAACATATATAGCCTCACGCGTACAGTAGGACAACATGCACAACTGTCACTATTGTTACCTAGAAATATGAAATAGTCACAGTAATGACAAATTCCATTCCTTTTACTGTCTTTTTAATAAAACAAATGATAATTAAAGTTGGTTTTAGCTCAAATTAGACATAGACCCACTGACTGTACACCCTTACCTGGATAAGGTGTGGAGCAGAGTAGTTCCACTTCCAATTCAACACTTATTATCTGTGTCTTCACCTGGATACGGTGTGGTGCAGAGGAGTCCAACTTCCAATCCAACACTTTTATTTGTCTGTGTCTTGCATCATCCATGGTGACAGTGTTTGCTTAATTTAGTTATGCGCTCAAAACGTGGTTTGCTTAAGACCAGGCATCATCTCTGAATCTGACGATAATTGCCACATAGGTGATCAGCGGAAATCAAAAGCTTGTCTCAAGCTTCTGATACTCAAGCTATGTTTGTAAAGTTATAGCTAATAAAGACGATTATCTCCAAAAACTACACATGAGGatgacttcttcttcttcttcttcggtaCCATGACGTTCGCACATTTCGtttgtgcatgccgccacctactgtacggcAGTGTGTGTTTCAATCACGTTACACTTGtgatacaatttttattttttgttaagGGGGAAAAATAAGAAAATTGCATCACAAACCAACGCTACATCTATATGCCACCATTTAAAAAACAATACCAAATCTCAAAACATCTCATAAATCTTCTGCAGCAAAATCTCATACACTGCTCCCACATACATTCATGAAAAAACTCACTACCCCTTTCACTACATTGACCCAATCTGTTCCTGCACCATGCCAGCGGCCTGGGAGGAGAGGAAACCACCCCTCAACAcgccctgtaactcttctgacatCCGATCTCGTATACCCAAATatttctctgcagctgccaccacaatatctattttctgtgatttactACATTACATTTCtgcggtacagttgataaccattgctatgaacACTAAAAAGCCAACCTTACGAAGCATGAATCACTCGTCGGCCTATCCCGCTGTGCTggcacagatctactactcacagcAACATGAAAAATCCCaacagtagacacacacaactTTATCCACCAAAACTACGCAGTCTTCTTTCACATGCCCTCGTGCACACTTCCCACATGTTGGAATCTCCTTCCTACACACTGCTATGACATGACCATAAATGTTGCACCTGAAACAGAGCAGCGGATTCAGCACAAAAGGCTCTAACAGGATAACTGCTATATCCTAACATGACTTTGTCTGGTAGAGACTCTGACTAAACGAGTGCCTGCTCCCTCTGATCAGAAGAAACACAAAAACATATCACAAGTCCACTAACGttacaggttaccttcactgattCTACTGCACCCAACTCCTTTCTCACGCagcctgaaaccacaaatggatctgTCATAAGGAGAGTCCACCTTCTCCGGGGAAAAATGTCGCTCCTACTGGTCCAAATTCTTCTTTATCATGTCCAAAGACTCCAAGCTCGGGTTTCAAGCTCTTCACCACACCTTCCATGACACTTAACTCGCCCTCATTCACATCCCTCCAGAACTCTGTCTGGAGGACAGCTCACTGTTTGCACTTGACAACATTCTTCTTCAACACCCCGTCTCCATTTTTTTGGTCATCTTCCTCAGATTCAAATCCAACCTCTCCTTTCATCATTCTCTtcaacctcctcttcctctttttccACTTCCATTCCTCCTCAGAAATCCACctttctgtgttcctgtctcaACATTCCTGTTCTGTTCCATGATTCCTCTTACATCCTCCATCCACATGGAGGATGACTGTCAACCAAAGATACATACAATCATATCGCTTTATTGTAAAGGAAAAGATGTGGAGTAGAGTACATTGTGAAGACATGAAACAGGTCTGTGTGTTTAGTGAAGGAAACAGTGTTGATATTTTGTTaactgtatttttatttaaccttcatttaactaggcaagtcagatcagaacaaagtcttattttgGGTTAAACCCTAAACCAGACGACACTTGGTCAATTGTGTGCCGACcttatgggactctcaatcacagacatttgtgacacagcctggaatcgaacccgggtctgtagtgatgcctctagcactgagatgcagtgccttagccccctgtgccacttgggagccctgTATGATGTAGATATGGAGAGATTGTGTGAACGGGTTAGAGAGGCTGGTCGGGTTGGTCTCTATTTCACTCTGTAATAGGGACAGGACTAATGAAGATAATTTAGTGTACTGTATATAGGCTGTGACTGgactcacactccagtacagtaggtggcggtgtacAGTTTAAAAGTTGGATGGATCCCCCAACCCAAtcccgaagaagaagaagaagaagaagaagaagaagaagaagaagaattattattattattattattatttaaatataacctttatttaactaggcaagtcagttaagaacaaatccttatttacaatgacagcctaccccggccaaaaaagaaggaaaaaaagaaataaaaataaaaaaagaagacagACCGACAGTTTGTTTTGATTTTCTTCCGGGTTGGAAATCTAGCCGCCAAATTGAAGTGACCTAATGTGCATATGTTATTAAGAGTTACTAGATATCTCTAATTTACTTAATAACTCCATGCAAGCGTCATTCGTTTTATTTTGGCATTCACATACGCGTATCAAACATTGTTCAATCTTTGCTGTCAACTTTCAAAACtacactagctagctaaagttagctagctcacACGGAGGACACAATGGAAGAAGCGAGAAAATGTAACATCAAATAACGTTATAACTGTTTTTGCATTACCAAGAGTTTGTACAAATGTCATGTTTGAGTAGATTGGTCTTAAATGTGTGTAATTTACAATGCTGGTTGGTTATAATGTATTATCTAActtttaaaaacaaatatatCCCCAGGTGTTTTGGGGCACTTGAACATGTTGGAAATGGAGGCGAACAACTTGGAATTAAAGCAGCAGGAACTTCGGCAGAGAGGTCGCCAGGAAGAGCTGAATGCAAACCTAcaggcactcctcagtaaaagagaccagttaaaagctgaaataaaggcAAACACGGTAAACCAGCTAGATCATTTCTGAGATCACTTATGTCACATTACCTGGCAGTAGCTATCATTTATTATCTAAATTAATGGATGCTTACTAATAGGTGGAGGTGTTGTTATAgaatgtttacaaatgtacatAACCTTGGTTTTAAATGGTATCAAACAGTTAACACAGGTTGCAGGTGAATCTGAGAAGTTAATGTGTGGTCGTAGGCTGCTGCTCAGAGCTTACAGTAGTTCAACATGATGTATTCCTGTCTAGTCTCTCCAGAAGATGAGAACTCTACTGGACCGAACAGGTTTTCCATATGAGAGGAATGAGGATGTTGATAACCTGGAAGATGGCTCAGATAACTCACAACTTCTGCTGATGATGGCCAGACACACACAACTGAAGGACCTGCTTCATGCTCACCATCTTATAGGTAGGTACTTATAACCCAAATATGATCaacggtctctgtctctctgtgtgtggtatAGCAACTCTTTAGACAATATCACCAACCATCCATCCACGCCTCTTTCCCCTTCGTTGTCTTTCTCAGGTGGGTATGATGTCCTCCAGACTCGTAAAGGTAAAGGGGTGTGTATCTCGTTGGCCACTGCGTACGAAGGCGTCTACCTTGAGACATATAACCTGGAGATAGATCTGGGGTCTGACCTGAGGATCTACCGGCATAACATCCCTCCGTTCATCCCCTTGGAGAGGCTTGTTACGCAGGgcaacatgcagacagacatcaGGGATTTCCTGGACACCCTCAGCCAGTACCTCAATGCCTACGCTGGCCGCAAGCAGCAGCTACACCTCACCAAGGTACCAGCATATTAGTGTACCAGTCATCCACATTGATATCTGAAATGgaatattaatacattttcatatATTATGCATCTTATGCAGATCTAAAAATACACTGTTATTGTCTGCTCAAACTAAAGAGAGGTGTGAGAACATAGTACCAGGAACCTTTGTTGTGATAGCTGTACACAGTATGTTAGATGACTACGTTATGTTTGCTCTGAAGGCTCCTACTATAGACAAAATGTCTAGACCGGTCTTCTGCCCTGTTCTCTGTCTGCTTCCAGGAGATCCATAGCTCTGTTCAGGTGGTGGAAAGTAATGCTCTCTGTACTATACTGGTGCTGATGTTCACTATACCAGGAGAGAAGGCCGAGGCTACACTGTGTACCCTGCAGTATGCTGACCACACGCAGCGCCTGCCCACCCGGGTCAACATAGAGTCTGAAGGTACAACTCATAAACACCAACTGGATACATAATATGAACCTTTCAGTGTAAATGAGTGTACCGGAGCGTTGATaatattaaagctgcaatatatatttagaatttttgcaaccaggaaatggcggagcgatttctgcatagtgcaactTTAACCTTGAAGTGACCGGAGTGTCGATAATATTAACCTTTGAGCGTACCGGAGCGTACCGAGCAATACTTATGTGTTCTAATCTATGGCTGTTTTAAaggatgtaaaaaatatatttacagcgtcttcagaaagtattcataccccttgacttattctacattttgttctgttctagcctgaattcaaaatgaaatgAGTTGTTAAAAATCTCTCCCATATACACACGCCATTATGACAATGTTCTCcattattcttcaagctctgtcatgttggttgttgatcattgttagacagcccttttcaggtcttgccatagattttcaagtatatt from Oncorhynchus clarkii lewisi isolate Uvic-CL-2024 chromosome 25, UVic_Ocla_1.0, whole genome shotgun sequence encodes the following:
- the LOC139383760 gene encoding centromere protein O; this translates as MEEARKCVLGHLNMLEMEANNLELKQQELRQRGRQEELNANLQALLSKRDQLKAEIKANTSLQKMRTLLDRTGFPYERNEDVDNLEDGSDNSQLLLMMARHTQLKDLLHAHHLIGGYDVLQTRKGKGVCISLATAYEGVYLETYNLEIDLGSDLRIYRHNIPPFIPLERLVTQGNMQTDIRDFLDTLSQYLNAYAGRKQQLHLTKEIHSSVQVVESNALCTILVLMFTIPGEKAEATLCTLQYADHTQRLPTRVNIESEDTALVSSPQWKKNQALLLETPLHTALVTMKKTGSIA